One Myxococcaceae bacterium JPH2 genomic window carries:
- a CDS encoding site-specific DNA-methyltransferase gives MTADLTPESLRCVRADAREPEGYLAALGDTRATLLHTDPPYCLLTRRRKGGDLRDPRANKKIDRNPIVRFETVRDYRTFSEAWLGRAVAHLTPDAPLVIWTNLLGKEPILTAARGVGYGHLWGEYTWGKRTTDKNANEQLLRVYEVALVIARAPPAPLAPGDVSPVWAVVGGYDDDAEAARWGGHPHHKPFSVLEPLVRAYSRPGDTVLDPFAGSGSMPSAALRLGRRPACMEVEPEWAERITHRLRETARQMASAR, from the coding sequence ATGACTGCCGACCTGACGCCCGAGTCCTTGCGCTGCGTCCGCGCCGACGCGCGCGAGCCGGAGGGCTACCTCGCCGCCCTTGGCGACACCCGCGCCACCCTGCTGCACACGGATCCGCCGTATTGCCTGCTCACGCGGCGGCGCAAGGGCGGGGACCTGAGAGACCCGCGCGCGAACAAGAAGATTGATCGCAACCCCATCGTCCGGTTCGAGACAGTGCGCGACTACCGCACGTTCTCCGAGGCGTGGCTCGGGCGCGCCGTGGCGCACCTGACGCCGGACGCGCCGCTCGTCATCTGGACGAACCTCTTGGGCAAGGAGCCCATCCTCACCGCCGCGCGCGGCGTGGGCTACGGGCACCTGTGGGGCGAGTACACCTGGGGCAAGCGCACCACGGACAAGAACGCCAACGAGCAGCTCTTGCGCGTGTACGAAGTCGCGCTCGTCATCGCGCGCGCGCCGCCCGCGCCGCTGGCCCCGGGAGACGTGTCGCCCGTGTGGGCTGTCGTCGGAGGCTATGACGACGACGCGGAGGCCGCGCGCTGGGGCGGACACCCGCACCACAAGCCCTTCTCCGTGCTGGAGCCGCTGGTGCGCGCGTACAGCCGGCCCGGCGACACGGTGTTGGATCCGTTCGCGGGCAGCGGCTCCATGCCCTCGGCGGCGCTGCGCCTGGGGCGACGCCCCGCGTGCATGGAGGTCGAGCCGGAGTGGGCGGAGCGGATTACCCACCGCCTGCGCGAGACGGCCCGTCAGATGGCCAGCGCGCGGTAG